One part of the Streptomyces sp. AM 2-1-1 genome encodes these proteins:
- a CDS encoding beta-ketoacyl-[acyl-carrier-protein] synthase family protein — MSGRRVVVTGLEVLAPGGVGRDNFWALLSEGRTATRGITFFDPSQFRSRVAAEIDFDPYEHGLTPHEVRRTDRAAQFALVAARGAVADSGLDTDALDPYRIGVTIGSAVGSTMSLDEDYRAVSDGGRLDLVDHTYADPFFYNYFVPSSFAAEVARAVGAQGPTSVVSAGCTSGLDSVGYAVELIREGTADVMIAGATDAPISPITMACFDAIKATTPRNDEPEHASRPFDGTRNGFVLGEGAAVFVLEELESARRRGAHIYAEIAGYATRSNAYHMTGLRPDGAEMSEAITVALDEARMNPTAIDYINAHGSGTKQNDRHETAAFKRSLGDHAYRTPVSSIKSMVGHSLGAIGSIEIAASILAMKHDVVPPTANLHTPDPQCDLDYVPRIARDQIVDAVLTVGSGFGGFQSAMVLAQPGRSAS; from the coding sequence ATGAGCGGGCGTCGTGTGGTCGTCACCGGGCTGGAGGTCCTCGCTCCGGGGGGCGTGGGCCGCGACAACTTCTGGGCCCTGCTGAGCGAGGGGCGTACGGCGACCCGGGGCATCACCTTCTTCGACCCCAGCCAGTTCCGCTCACGCGTGGCCGCCGAGATCGACTTCGATCCCTACGAGCACGGCCTGACCCCGCACGAGGTGCGGCGCACGGACCGGGCCGCCCAATTCGCGCTGGTCGCGGCACGGGGCGCCGTCGCCGACAGCGGCCTCGACACCGACGCTCTGGATCCCTACCGGATCGGCGTCACCATCGGCAGCGCCGTGGGCTCGACGATGAGTCTCGACGAGGACTACCGGGCCGTCAGCGACGGCGGCCGGCTCGACCTCGTGGACCACACCTACGCCGACCCCTTCTTCTACAACTACTTCGTGCCGAGCTCCTTCGCCGCGGAGGTCGCCCGTGCCGTGGGCGCGCAGGGACCGACCAGCGTCGTGTCGGCGGGGTGCACGTCCGGTCTCGACTCGGTCGGGTACGCCGTCGAACTGATCCGGGAGGGCACCGCGGACGTCATGATCGCCGGCGCCACGGACGCGCCGATCTCGCCGATCACCATGGCGTGCTTCGACGCGATCAAGGCGACCACGCCCCGCAACGACGAGCCGGAGCACGCCTCCCGGCCGTTCGACGGGACCCGCAACGGGTTCGTGCTCGGCGAGGGCGCGGCCGTCTTCGTCCTGGAGGAGCTGGAGAGCGCCCGGCGCCGGGGAGCGCACATCTACGCCGAGATCGCGGGATACGCGACGCGGTCCAACGCGTACCACATGACGGGGCTGCGGCCCGACGGCGCCGAGATGTCCGAGGCGATCACGGTCGCGCTCGACGAGGCGCGCATGAACCCCACCGCGATCGACTACATCAACGCGCACGGTTCCGGGACCAAGCAGAACGACCGGCACGAGACGGCGGCGTTCAAGCGCAGCCTCGGTGACCACGCCTACCGCACTCCGGTGAGCTCCATCAAGTCGATGGTGGGGCACTCGCTGGGCGCGATCGGCTCGATCGAGATCGCGGCCTCGATCCTCGCGATGAAGCACGACGTCGTCCCGCCGACGGCCAACCTGCACACCCCCGACCCCCAGTGCGACCTCGACTACGTTCCGCGGATCGCACGCGACCAGATCGTCGACGCCGTTCTCACCGTCGGCAGCGGCTTCGGTGGGTTCCAGAGCGCGATGGTGCTCGCCCAGCCCGGAAGGAGTGCGTCATGA
- a CDS encoding nuclear transport factor 2 family protein: MSPVTAEAAAVPVSTEVYQDLQHFYARQMQSTDDLDVPAWAGSFTEDGVFATNAFAEPITGRAAIAAHCDRAFAAQAAAGIVRRHVMTMLAADSLTDAGAERVRTRSYVMVLETLRGRKTTIYCSTLCEDELVRADGGWQVLRRQVHRDDL, encoded by the coding sequence ATGTCCCCAGTGACAGCCGAAGCGGCCGCGGTGCCGGTGTCCACGGAGGTGTACCAGGACCTCCAGCACTTCTACGCCCGGCAGATGCAGTCCACCGACGACCTCGACGTGCCGGCGTGGGCGGGCAGCTTCACCGAGGACGGCGTCTTCGCCACCAACGCGTTCGCCGAGCCGATCACCGGCCGGGCCGCCATCGCCGCGCACTGCGACCGCGCCTTCGCCGCACAGGCCGCGGCCGGGATCGTCCGACGCCACGTCATGACGATGCTGGCGGCCGACTCCCTCACGGACGCCGGCGCGGAGCGGGTGCGCACCAGGTCGTACGTGATGGTGCTGGAGACCCTGCGCGGCCGGAAGACCACGATCTACTGCAGCACCCTGTGCGAGGACGAGCTTGTGCGGGCGGACGGTGGCTGGCAGGTGCTCCGGCGCCAGGTGCACCGCGATGACCTCTGA